In Paracoccus fistulariae, a single window of DNA contains:
- a CDS encoding NAD(P)-dependent oxidoreductase encodes MATQKMLKFVSIPREMPQKREAAERSEDFHEIYREFAAAKAAEQAARCSQCGVPYCQSHCPLHNNIPDWLRLTAEGRLQEAYHLSQATNTFPEICGRICPQDRLCEGNCVIEQSGHGTVTIGAIEKYITDTAWEEGWVLAARPEQERSESIGIIGAGPGGLAAADMLRREGFQVTIYDRYDRAGGLMTYGIPGFKLEKDVVMRRNKLLEDSGVDFVLNCNVGEDISFDAIRGKHDAVLIATGVYKTRDLDIDNANAGGVVRAIDYLTASNKVDFGDEVPDYEDGELNANGKRVVVIGGGDTAMDCVRTAIRQGAQSVKCLYRRDRANMPGSQREVQNAEEEGVEFVWLSAPGAFTGHVTGIAAEAEEADVAGLPQIASVRIQKMRLGAPDVSGRQSPELIEGADYDEPAELVIKALGFEPEDLPKLWGVDGLEVTRWGTVKADFQTHQTSIPGVYAVGDIVRGASLVVWAIRDGREAAESIANFLNSDARVAAE; translated from the coding sequence ATGGCCACGCAGAAGATGCTGAAATTCGTCTCTATCCCGCGCGAAATGCCGCAGAAACGCGAGGCGGCGGAACGCAGCGAGGACTTCCACGAGATTTACAGGGAATTCGCAGCGGCCAAGGCCGCCGAACAGGCCGCGCGATGCAGCCAATGCGGCGTGCCCTATTGCCAGTCGCATTGTCCCCTGCACAACAATATCCCCGACTGGCTGCGCCTGACCGCCGAAGGACGGCTTCAAGAGGCCTATCACCTCAGCCAGGCCACCAACACCTTCCCGGAAATCTGCGGTCGCATCTGCCCGCAGGATCGCCTGTGTGAAGGCAATTGCGTGATCGAACAGTCGGGCCATGGCACCGTCACCATCGGCGCCATCGAGAAATACATCACCGATACCGCATGGGAGGAAGGCTGGGTTCTGGCCGCCCGCCCGGAACAAGAGCGTTCCGAAAGCATCGGCATCATCGGCGCGGGTCCGGGCGGTCTGGCTGCGGCCGACATGCTGCGGCGCGAAGGCTTTCAGGTCACGATCTATGACCGATATGACCGCGCGGGCGGGCTGATGACCTATGGCATCCCCGGCTTCAAGCTGGAGAAGGACGTGGTCATGCGCCGCAACAAGCTGCTGGAGGATAGCGGCGTCGATTTCGTGCTGAACTGCAATGTCGGCGAGGATATCAGCTTTGATGCCATTCGCGGCAAGCATGATGCGGTGCTGATCGCCACCGGTGTCTACAAGACCCGCGATCTGGACATCGACAACGCAAATGCAGGCGGCGTCGTGCGCGCCATCGACTACCTGACCGCCAGCAACAAGGTCGATTTCGGCGATGAGGTGCCCGATTACGAGGATGGAGAGTTGAACGCCAATGGCAAGCGCGTCGTCGTGATCGGCGGCGGCGATACCGCCATGGATTGCGTCCGCACCGCCATTCGTCAGGGCGCGCAATCGGTGAAATGCCTCTATCGCCGCGACCGCGCGAATATGCCCGGTTCGCAGCGCGAGGTTCAGAATGCCGAGGAAGAGGGCGTCGAATTCGTCTGGCTTTCAGCGCCCGGCGCCTTTACCGGCCATGTCACCGGCATCGCTGCCGAGGCGGAAGAGGCTGACGTCGCGGGCCTGCCGCAGATCGCCAGCGTCCGCATCCAGAAAATGCGCCTGGGCGCGCCCGACGTGTCGGGCCGCCAGTCGCCGGAACTGATCGAGGGCGCGGATTACGACGAACCGGCCGAACTGGTCATCAAGGCGCTTGGGTTCGAGCCCGAGGATCTGCCGAAACTCTGGGGCGTGGACGGGCTGGAAGTGACCCGCTGGGGCACGGTCAAGGCCGATTTCCAGACGCATCAGACCTCGATCCCCGGGGTTTACGCGGTGGGCGATATCGTGCGCGGGGCCAGCCTTGTGGTCTGGGCAATCCGCGAT